From Oncorhynchus mykiss isolate Arlee chromosome 6, USDA_OmykA_1.1, whole genome shotgun sequence, the proteins below share one genomic window:
- the LOC110526179 gene encoding potassium voltage-gated channel subfamily A member 1 — protein sequence MEFAMIGSDNGCKTRLPYGYARAREREHERERQVQQATAAAEGAAIGEGGESSGHLLNNHQQHQSRTASSSNANNSSGSTVSRPSSSQQPQQHHHESEQQVLRERKKQRGVGRWRRSRQTLGGDLRHSELALLGSEEDMIEEDEAEGGEEEDGGSKSSSFLCNMDDEETVSLTDRRPQSGYEHVYSEYGCCERVVINVSGLKFETQLKTLTQFPDTLLGDPDKRIRYFDPLRNEYFFDRNRPSFDAILYYYQSGGRLKRPQNVPFDIFSEEVKFYELGEEAMLKFREDEGFVKEEEKPLPEDEFKRQVWLLFEYPESSQPARGIAVVSVLVIVISIVIFCMETLPEFRDEKEYLKPRDNSTEPHGQTPFNDPFFIVETVCIIWFSFEIIVRFFASPSKTDFFKNIMNTIDIVSILPYFITLGTDLAQQQGKGDQAMSFAILRIIRLVRVFRIFKLSRHSKGLQILGHTLRASMRELALLIFFLVIGVILFSSAVYFAEADEPASQFTSIPDAFWWAVVTMTTVGYGDMKPITVGGKIVGSLCAIAGVLTIALPVPVIVSNFNYFYHRETDNEADSPPVVETPPPACPYFPNFLKKFKGSPSGSSLGDKAEYMEMEEGVTESLCGVDKSPSKGNGTDIGRKNSTCSKSQQTDV from the coding sequence ATGGAGTTTGCCATGATAGGTTCAGATAATGGATGCAAAACTCGACTGCCTTACGGGTATGCTCGCGCACGGGAAAGGGAGCACGAAAGGGAGAGACAGGTACAACAGGCAACAGCCGCTGCTGAAGGTGCAGCAattggagagggaggggagtccTCTGGCCATCTCCTTAACAACCACCAGCAGCATCAGTCTCGCACCGCCTCCTCATCAAATGCCAACAACAGTAGCGGCAGTACCGTCTCGCGCCCCTCCTCCTCGCAACAGCCACAGCAGCACCACCATGAGTCTGAGCAGCAGGTTCTCAGAGAAAGGAAAAAGCAACGCGGCGTAGGACGTTGGAGAAGGAGTCGCCAGACTCTCGGTGGGGACTTGCGCCACTCGGAGTTGGCGCTACTTGGATCCGAGGAGGATATGATAGAGGAGGACGAGGCGGAAGGCGGAGAAGAGGAGGACGGGGGAAGCAAGAGTTCCAGTTTTCTCTGTAATATGGATGATGAAGAGACTGTCTCACTCACAGATAGACGTCCCCAATCAGGATACGAACATGTTTACAGTGAGTATGGGTGCTGTGAAAGAGTTGTTATTAATGTGTCCGGACTAAAGTTTGAAACTCAACTTAAGACTCTCACACAGTTTCCTGACACTCTTTTGGGAGACCCGGACAAACGAATCAGGTACTTCGACCCTCTAAGGAACGAATATTTTTTTGACAGGAACCGACCAAGCTTCGATGCCATTCTTTATTATTACCAGTCGGGGGGGCGATTGAAGAGACCGCAAAATGTACCTTTTGACATCTTCTCTGAGGAGGTGAAATTCTATGAACTTGGGGAGGAGGCAATGCTGAAGTTTCGGGAGGATGAGGGTTTTGTCAAAGAGGAAGAGAAACCCTTACCAGAGGACGAGTTCAAACGCCAAGTTTGGCTTCTTTTTGAATACCCAGAGAGCTCACAACCTGCGAGAGGGATTGCAGTCGTGTCCGTTTTAGTCATTGTTATATCAATAGTCATTTTCTGTATGGAAACGTTGCCAGAGTTCAGGGACGAAAAAGAATACCTTAAACCACGAGATAATTCGACAGAACCCCATGGACAGACCCCTTTTAACGACCCATTTTTCATTGTGGAGACGGTATGCATTATTTGGTTTTCATTTGAGATTATTGTGCGCTTCTTTGCAAGTCCAAGTAAAACGGATTTCTTTAAAAACATTATGAATACTATAGACATTGTATCCATTTTGCCTTATTTCATCACGCTCGGCACAGATCTTGCTCAACAGCAAGGCAAAGGGGACCAGGCAATGAGTTTTGCAATCTTGAGAATAATCCGCCTTGTCAGAGTCTTTCGCATCTTTAAACTCTCCAGGCACTCCAAAGGACTGCAGATCCTCGGACATACCCTCCGTGCCAGTATGAGGGAACTAGCGCTTCTGATTTTCTTCCTCGTTATTGGTGTCATTTTGTTCTCAAGTGCAGTGTACTTCGCCGAGGCAGACGAACCCGCGTCTCAATTCACAAGTATTCCCGACGCTTTTTGGTGGGCTGTCGTCACTATGACCACGGTCGGATATGGAGACATGAAACCAATAACTGTCGGCGGGAAGATAGTTGGCTCGCTCTGTGCCATAGCGGGTGTGTTAACCATAGCTCTTCCAGTGCCCGTCATTGTATCCAACTTCAATTACTTCTACCACAGGGAGACTGATAATGAAGCAGACTCGCCACCGGTTGTTGAAACCCCACCACCTGCCTGCCCCTATTTCCCCAACTTTCTAAAAAAATTTAAAGGTTCCCCCTCAGGCTCTTCGCTGGGTGATAAAGCTGAGTACATGGAGATGGAAGAGGGGGTAACGGAGTCGTTGTGTGGGGTGGACAAAAGCCCGAGTAAAGGAAATGGGACAGACATTGGCAGGAAAAACAGTACATGTTCAAAGTCACAACAGACTGATGTGtga